One genomic region from Biomphalaria glabrata chromosome 7, xgBioGlab47.1, whole genome shotgun sequence encodes:
- the LOC129927362 gene encoding uncharacterized protein LOC129927362 yields the protein MPTKGYMFGKKKRYCKPRGRHASKTNAQLQSSVLDTAGSEAATTQPASAAERKISLTAVTNADNTNKRLPEDFIYVMMNSMQLTTMVSLLCCPHCFDNKLTMCITQSKGMAHLIKIKCLNCETYLWSDWTSKKSNDVHLDINVRAVAALKESGISHSKFDRFCGLMSMPCMHRNTYNNLANIVNTAIIEAGEECMIRASAVVHGRNISQPLTTDERISSTGCPVITVSFDGTWHKRGHSSHSGIGTVIDFDTGLVIDTEVLSNYCHVCDSNSAELNFDASKHMCQKNFSGSANAMEAAAASKIFSRSVASRKLVYGTILCDGDSKSHSSAITNSGYDVEILKEDCINHISKRMFNALNNLKMSNKKELNYRLTKPKIEKITNYYSKALRQNAPDIQKMKLAVMGSFFHMMSSDLDHNHRLCPDGATSWCHFKRSEALKQPYKKHNQTITSEIGKLLFPIMKRLTDTDLLKRCSRMGTQNANESFHSLIWQRCPKTEFATLKTVRAATYLAVLAFNNGPVGIRSVFDILGIPWTLKNISFSEKKQNVKLQLVRKRKSIALVSRRKNEELSMSTGQRF from the exons atgccaacaaaaggttatatgtttggaaagaaaaaacgttactgtaagcccagaggacgacatgcttcaaagacaaatgcacaattacaaag ctCTGTTTTGGATACAGCTGGATCTGAAGCAGCAACAACACAGCCTGCAAGTGCAGCTGAGCGAAAAATATCCCTAACTGCAGTTACTAACGCTGATAACACCAATAAGAggctgcctgaagatttcatatacgtcatgatgaattcaatgcaattgaccacaatggtctccttgttgtgctgtccacattgcTTTGACAACAAATTAACTATGTGCATCACACAATCAAAAGGCATggctcatttgattaaaatcaaatgccTAAATTGTGAAACATATTTGTGGTCCGACTGgacctcaaaaaaaagtaatgatgttcatctggatattaatgtccgcgctgtcgctgcattaaaagaatctggaatctcgcattctaaatttgataggttttgtggacttatgagtatgccctgcatgcacagaaatacttataacaatctagctaacatagtcaatactgctataattgaagctggtgaagaatgtatgattagggcatctgctgttgtgcatggaagaaacatttcacaacctCTAACTACAGATGAAAGAATAAGTTCAACAGGCTGTcctgttattacagtttctttcgatgggacttggcataaaaggggccactcatctcattcaggaattggcacagttattgattttgatactggactcgtcatcgacaccgaagtcctatcaaattattgccatgtttgtgattcaaactctgcagaactaaactttgatgcctctaagcatatgtgtcaaaaaaacttcagtggCTCAGCAAATGCAATGGAGGCCGCAGCAGCATCCAAAATCTTTTCGCGCTCTGTGGCATCCAGAAAACTTGTTTATGGCACGATTCTGTGTGATGGCGATAGTAAATCGCATTCATCTGCCATTACCAACTCAGGAtatgatgtagaaatcttaaaagaggactgcattaaccacatctcaaaaagaatgtttaatgctttgaacaatttaaaaatgtctaacaaaaaagaactaaattataggcttacaaagccaaaaattgaaaaaattacaaattactaTTCCAAAGCTCTGCGCCAAAATGCTCCCGACAttcaaaaaatgaagctggctgttatgggctcattttttcatatgatgAGCTCAGACCTAGATCATAACCACAGGTTGTGTCCTGATGGCGCTACATCTTGGTGTCACTTTAAGAGATCAGAGGCACTAAAACAGCCATATAAAAAACACAACCAGACCATCACATCAGAAATAGGTAAACTGTTATTTCCTATAATGAAAAGACTAACAGACACAGATCTGTTAAAAAGATGTTCTAGAATGGGAACACAAAACGCCAATGAATCTTTTCATTCCCTCATTTGGCAAAGATGCCCCAAAACAGAATTCGCAACATTAAAAACGGTAAGGGCTGCGACATACCTTGCTGTTTTAGCCTTCAATAATGGACCTGTTGGCATCAGATCAGTTTTTGACATATTAGGCATTCCCTGGACactaaaaaacatttcttttagtgagaaaaagcaaaatgtcaaactacagcttgttagaaaaagaaaatcaatcgcattagtgtccaggagaaaaaacgaagaattgagcatgagcaccgggcagaggttctag